The proteins below come from a single Methyloprofundus sedimenti genomic window:
- a CDS encoding TolC family protein, which translates to MGIFSMLSNCAEYQAQPLTDQKIQQQLPPPSIEQLTIQAQNINHPLLQPVKFDLKDGLSPDEAAILAVLRNPELRAIRNQNAISNAQLLQAGLLPNPQISYSFSAPSGGTDLGMNNAFGIGLSWEVTSLIWQTSKIAAAEKQQQSVDLQIAWQEWQIAQAAKLATYQLIAYNQQQSLLTEMALRLKENSERLQQAASLGLVTELERVAAVSAKNLVDIRLLALEQQQKQQQQRLNRALGLKPYATVRLQQAIQLANHIRLPAYVHLISNIEGRRLDLLALKQGYESQEEQVHIAVLQQFPKISIGFNHALDNSNLYTMGFGIAMTLPIFDHNQGQIALERATRAQLFDQYSNRIFQARADIAELLVTISSTNQQIQSVAHAIPDLEKLVKAYRSAIETGQVDVLNYYVAWNTLTNKKIDFLSLKLQLTQARVALEIASGLYRIPTDFQGQVL; encoded by the coding sequence ATGGGAATTTTTTCTATGCTATCCAACTGTGCCGAATATCAGGCACAACCTTTAACTGATCAAAAGATTCAACAACAATTACCCCCCCCCAGTATTGAACAGCTGACCATTCAGGCACAAAACATTAATCATCCCTTACTCCAGCCTGTTAAATTTGATTTAAAAGATGGTTTATCACCCGACGAAGCAGCTATTCTGGCTGTTTTGCGAAACCCTGAGCTACGCGCGATAAGGAATCAGAATGCTATTAGTAATGCCCAATTATTACAAGCAGGTTTATTACCTAACCCGCAAATCTCTTACAGTTTTTCAGCGCCTTCTGGCGGCACTGATTTGGGAATGAACAATGCTTTTGGTATCGGTCTTAGCTGGGAAGTGACCTCGCTCATCTGGCAGACTAGTAAAATAGCAGCGGCAGAAAAACAGCAACAAAGCGTTGATTTACAGATCGCCTGGCAAGAATGGCAAATCGCGCAAGCTGCAAAATTGGCCACTTATCAATTGATCGCTTATAACCAACAACAGAGTTTATTAACTGAGATGGCACTACGGCTCAAGGAAAATAGTGAGCGTTTACAGCAGGCCGCTAGCTTAGGGCTTGTTACTGAACTGGAAAGGGTAGCGGCTGTCTCCGCTAAGAATCTGGTTGATATTCGTCTGCTCGCTCTTGAACAGCAACAAAAGCAACAGCAACAACGCCTCAATAGAGCATTGGGTCTAAAACCCTATGCAACGGTAAGACTACAGCAAGCTATTCAGTTAGCAAACCATATTCGCCTTCCAGCTTATGTGCATTTAATAAGCAACATCGAAGGTCGGCGACTCGACTTATTAGCTCTGAAACAAGGCTATGAAAGTCAGGAAGAACAGGTGCATATCGCTGTATTACAACAATTTCCAAAAATCAGTATCGGCTTCAACCATGCTTTAGACAACAGTAATCTATACACCATGGGGTTCGGTATTGCAATGACATTGCCCATTTTTGACCACAATCAAGGCCAAATCGCATTGGAACGAGCGACGCGCGCACAATTATTTGATCAATATAGTAATCGTATATTTCAAGCGAGAGCCGATATTGCTGAATTATTGGTGACTATCAGCTCGACAAATCAACAAATTCAATCAGTTGCTCATGCTATTCCCGATTTAGAGAAACTGGTCAAAGCCTATCGGTCTGCTATCGAAACCGGTCAGGTTGATGTACTCAATTATTATGTTGCCTGGAATACTCTAACCAACAAAAAAATTGACTTTCTAAGCTTAAAATTACAATTAACCCAGGCAAGAGTCGCTTTGGAAATAGCCAGCGGGCTTTACCGGATACCTACAGATTTTCAAGGACAAGTCTTATGA
- a CDS encoding sensor histidine kinase — protein sequence MHRLLNSSAMRIALRYAGIYAIFMTLGLSVLYWTSSRYVDEQISAGLQQSMSELIRIDTEKGRDKLIATLNTQQADNIKQQRHFLLLNPEQKKIAGDLQVWPQELAINSHVVNVWIADKSISKQGTADGYWPMIAATLNDGSRLLLAQSLEQAEELQEVILYTIITILLVSVGLALTMGWFIGRTLLARIDKVNMTAKAISSGNFSQRVPLSERNDEFDELAIQLNTMLVRIEQLLTGMRQVTDNIAHDLRQPLSRLRNRLEITLLEKRDTPEYQQVLGETIEDADELIRTFNALLEIAQTEAGSFRGEWQTVDMSALLAGLGELYQELAASQGKKLTINIQQGLKVTGNHHLLAQAISNLLDNAIKYTENKGRIMLSAKQQAKRIIVQISDHGLGIPLEKHALVLERFYRLDTARSTTGNGLGLSLVKAVLELHGATFKFEDNKPGLKVTLDFINL from the coding sequence TTGCATAGACTACTTAACTCTTCAGCGATGCGCATTGCTTTGCGCTATGCGGGGATCTATGCCATCTTTATGACGCTAGGGCTCAGTGTTTTATACTGGACCAGTAGTCGCTATGTTGATGAACAAATCAGTGCGGGCTTGCAACAGAGCATGAGTGAATTAATCCGTATTGATACAGAAAAGGGGCGTGATAAGCTTATTGCTACGCTTAATACACAACAGGCTGACAATATTAAACAGCAACGCCACTTTTTGCTACTCAACCCTGAACAAAAAAAAATAGCGGGAGATCTGCAAGTCTGGCCGCAAGAGCTGGCTATAAATAGTCACGTCGTAAATGTCTGGATTGCAGATAAATCGATTTCAAAGCAGGGAACTGCCGATGGCTATTGGCCAATGATTGCTGCAACCTTAAATGATGGCAGCAGGTTGCTATTAGCTCAAAGCTTAGAGCAGGCCGAAGAATTACAGGAAGTAATTCTTTATACTATCATCACTATTCTGCTGGTCTCAGTAGGTTTGGCGCTAACGATGGGCTGGTTTATTGGGCGAACCTTGTTAGCACGCATTGATAAAGTCAATATGACTGCTAAAGCCATTAGCTCGGGTAATTTTTCTCAGCGTGTACCACTAAGCGAGCGCAACGATGAATTTGATGAACTGGCCATACAACTGAATACTATGCTGGTGCGTATAGAGCAATTGCTTACGGGGATGCGGCAGGTCACCGATAATATCGCTCATGACTTACGTCAGCCGCTCTCACGGCTACGTAATCGTCTGGAAATCACTCTATTAGAAAAACGCGATACGCCGGAATACCAGCAGGTCTTAGGCGAAACCATAGAAGATGCTGATGAGTTGATTCGTACTTTTAACGCTCTGCTGGAGATAGCGCAAACTGAAGCGGGAAGTTTTCGTGGTGAATGGCAAACAGTTGATATGAGTGCTTTGCTTGCAGGGCTGGGAGAACTCTATCAGGAACTAGCGGCATCTCAAGGCAAGAAGCTAACAATCAATATACAACAGGGACTCAAAGTCACCGGAAATCATCATTTACTAGCGCAAGCAATAAGTAACTTACTGGATAATGCTATCAAGTATACTGAAAATAAGGGGCGAATTATGCTGAGCGCTAAGCAGCAAGCAAAGAGGATTATAGTGCAAATCAGTGATCATGGCTTAGGCATTCCACTAGAAAAACATGCGCTGGTACTGGAGCGATTTTATCGCCTGGATACTGCGCGCAGCACAACTGGAAATGGTTTGGGACTTAGCCTGGTGAAAGCGGTATTGGAACTGCATGGTGCTACTTTTAAGTTTGAAGATAATAAACCTGGCTTAAAAGTGACTCTTGACTTTATTAATTTATAG
- a CDS encoding ABC transporter permease, protein MWAMIYALLIKEFLAILKDKKSRFVLIGPPIIQLFVFGYGASFDLNHVPIAVYNEDQSIASRDFISHFTASPVFATVLTITHSEQIAPALDEQKVLAVLHLGPHFSRDLYTEQRSAAVQILIDGRNSNTALIALNYMQSILAKFNLDWAKQHQQSLPPAQLQIRSWFNPNLASRWFIVPGIVGLLTLVATIIVTALSIAREREQGTFDQLLVTPLTPFQILLGKAVPGLIIGVVEASFIIPVAVLWFKIPLLGSLLALYIGIILFVFAIIGVGLMISSLSITQQQGLLGGFLFIVPAIILSGFATPIANMPVWVQKFTLINPLRYFLVIVRSVFLEGFSVSNLVDQYWPLAIIGIITMSCAGWLFRRRMY, encoded by the coding sequence ATGTGGGCAATGATTTACGCATTACTGATCAAGGAATTTTTAGCGATTTTAAAAGATAAGAAAAGCCGCTTTGTATTGATTGGACCACCTATTATTCAGCTTTTTGTCTTTGGCTATGGCGCCAGCTTTGATCTTAATCACGTGCCTATTGCGGTTTATAATGAAGATCAAAGTATTGCCTCCAGAGATTTTATTAGTCACTTTACCGCCTCGCCTGTATTTGCCACGGTTTTAACTATTACTCATTCTGAACAGATTGCTCCCGCTCTGGATGAACAAAAGGTTCTGGCTGTGTTACATCTCGGCCCACACTTTAGTCGTGATCTATATACAGAACAACGATCAGCTGCTGTACAAATTCTGATTGATGGTCGTAATTCAAATACGGCATTAATTGCACTGAACTATATGCAAAGTATTCTGGCAAAATTTAATCTGGACTGGGCAAAACAGCATCAGCAGTCATTACCGCCGGCACAATTGCAAATTCGTTCCTGGTTTAATCCTAATCTTGCCAGTCGCTGGTTTATTGTCCCGGGTATTGTAGGTTTGTTAACGCTGGTTGCCACCATAATAGTGACGGCGCTTTCCATTGCCAGAGAGCGTGAACAGGGTACTTTTGATCAGTTACTTGTCACACCGTTAACCCCTTTTCAGATATTGCTCGGCAAGGCGGTACCCGGGTTAATCATCGGTGTAGTAGAAGCCTCATTTATTATTCCGGTGGCGGTACTCTGGTTTAAAATTCCCTTACTCGGCAGCCTGCTTGCTTTGTATATCGGTATTATTTTATTTGTCTTTGCCATTATTGGCGTTGGATTGATGATTTCTTCTCTTTCAATAACACAACAACAAGGCTTATTGGGTGGTTTTTTATTTATCGTACCTGCCATTATTTTATCCGGTTTTGCAACACCTATTGCGAATATGCCAGTCTGGGTTCAGAAGTTTACTTTAATTAACCCTTTGCGTTATTTTCTGGTTATTGTGCGTAGCGTTTTTCTTGAGGGGTTTTCGGTCAGCAATTTAGTCGATCAATATTGGCCTTTGGCAATTATTGGCATTATAACGATGAGCTGCGCGGGGTGGTTATTTAGGCGACGAATGTATTAG
- a CDS encoding ABC transporter permease encodes MNDSHIKKYMRLKGLIIKEFLQIWRDPSSLAIAFVLPVFLLLLFGYGVSLDARHVPVGWVIDKSSPETASFTAAFEHSEYFNNSHYTHMGTAEQAMQLRKISAIIHLRANFSRELFKQNSPGIQVIVDGVDANTARLISGYIQGAWNEWLTHLAQTRGISIVYPVIAEQRIWYNSAILSKDYLVPGLIAVIMTLIGALLTALVMAREWERGTLEAMIATPVTMGEVLVGKLIPYYFLGMGGMLLSIAMAVFLFDVPLRGSFWVLLLTGSIFMLVTLGMGLLISIMTKNQFVAGQVAIITTFLPAFILSGFIFDIDSMPIAVQAFTYLVAARYFVAILQTVFLTGNVWAIILPNTAALLLMASLFFILAIKKAPKRLE; translated from the coding sequence ATGAACGATAGTCATATTAAAAAGTATATGCGTCTGAAGGGGCTGATCATCAAAGAGTTTCTACAAATCTGGCGTGATCCTAGCAGTCTGGCGATTGCTTTTGTCTTGCCCGTGTTCTTGTTGTTATTGTTCGGTTATGGCGTGTCGCTGGATGCCAGACATGTTCCTGTGGGTTGGGTGATAGACAAAAGCAGCCCTGAAACAGCGAGTTTTACGGCTGCATTTGAGCATTCCGAGTATTTTAACAATAGCCATTATACGCATATGGGTACTGCTGAACAGGCGATGCAATTGAGAAAAATCAGTGCTATTATCCACCTGAGAGCGAACTTTAGTCGTGAGTTATTTAAGCAAAATTCTCCAGGTATTCAGGTGATTGTCGATGGCGTAGATGCGAATACCGCACGATTAATTTCGGGTTATATTCAAGGTGCCTGGAATGAATGGCTGACACACCTTGCACAAACTCGCGGCATATCCATAGTATATCCCGTGATTGCCGAACAGCGGATCTGGTATAACAGTGCCATTCTTAGCAAAGACTATCTGGTGCCAGGGCTGATTGCAGTGATTATGACTTTGATAGGTGCATTATTAACCGCTCTGGTGATGGCGCGTGAATGGGAGCGTGGTACTCTGGAAGCCATGATTGCAACCCCTGTTACTATGGGTGAGGTGCTGGTCGGAAAATTGATTCCCTATTATTTTCTGGGCATGGGCGGCATGTTGCTGTCTATTGCGATGGCAGTCTTTCTGTTTGATGTACCCTTACGTGGTTCGTTTTGGGTCTTGTTGCTCACTGGCAGTATATTTATGTTGGTGACTCTGGGGATGGGTTTGTTAATTTCTATTATGACTAAAAACCAGTTTGTTGCCGGGCAGGTTGCGATTATTACGACGTTTCTACCTGCTTTTATATTATCCGGATTTATTTTTGATATAGACAGTATGCCAATAGCTGTGCAGGCTTTTACTTATCTGGTTGCGGCGCGTTATTTCGTGGCCATTTTACAAACTGTCTTTTTGACGGGCAATGTCTGGGCGATTATTTTACCTAATACGGCTGCCCTGTTATTAATGGCTAGCCTGTTTTTCATATTGGCGATAAAAAAAGCCCCTAAACGTCTGGAGTAA
- a CDS encoding c-type cytochrome — MNWIIVFVVFLLSACSGKSTNKTLPTQLVDTQASAVTQVVQPRKLTKGEALYLRNCADCHGWEGRGNGPAAEYIDVATPVLQNSQLLNNQSEQQFVDWVLNPTSKLQVTDKAGPQTNTEASALLAYLRKQPGINWAQTEAGQETYDQLCANCHGLYGHGDGSFSAEMPVPMPDLSTASYQNQYNDQELLSFISQGKGAMPGFDEVLSAQEIREVLAFVRLLSPGYESYDKYCTTCHGADGAPVQLLEINEGEGTESEFIDISIPTLDAKYLNAHTDAQLIPKIQHMLKQNQVSMLHFSGDIKPDEATQIFRYLRDVMIND; from the coding sequence ATGAATTGGATAATTGTATTTGTGGTATTTTTACTCTCAGCTTGTTCAGGAAAGTCCACCAATAAGACATTGCCTACTCAGCTTGTTGATACGCAGGCTTCAGCAGTAACGCAAGTTGTTCAGCCGCGCAAGCTCACTAAAGGTGAGGCTTTGTATTTGCGTAATTGTGCAGATTGCCATGGATGGGAAGGTCGCGGTAACGGCCCAGCAGCTGAATATATCGATGTAGCCACACCGGTCTTACAAAATAGTCAATTACTTAACAATCAATCAGAACAGCAATTTGTTGACTGGGTTTTAAATCCGACCAGCAAACTTCAGGTGACTGATAAGGCCGGACCACAAACCAATACTGAAGCCAGTGCCTTGTTAGCTTACTTAAGAAAACAACCGGGTATTAACTGGGCTCAGACAGAAGCCGGACAAGAAACTTATGATCAGTTATGTGCTAATTGTCATGGTTTATATGGGCATGGTGATGGTAGTTTCTCAGCAGAGATGCCCGTGCCAATGCCTGATCTGAGTACCGCGAGTTATCAAAATCAGTACAATGATCAAGAGTTACTGAGCTTCATTAGTCAGGGAAAAGGTGCGATGCCCGGGTTTGATGAGGTATTGAGTGCTCAGGAAATCAGGGAGGTATTAGCTTTTGTACGTTTGTTATCACCGGGTTATGAGAGCTACGACAAATATTGCACTACGTGTCATGGTGCAGATGGTGCACCGGTACAACTATTAGAGATTAATGAAGGTGAAGGTACAGAGAGCGAATTTATTGATATTAGCATTCCGACACTCGATGCAAAATACCTTAATGCGCATACTGATGCCCAGCTTATTCCAAAAATTCAGCATATGCTTAAACAAAATCAGGTATCTATGCTGCATTTTTCTGGGGATATCAAACCTGATGAGGCGACACAGATATTCCGTTATTTACGAGACGTTATGATCAACGATTAA
- a CDS encoding MBL fold metallo-hydrolase, which produces MKLEFHGADQDVTGSCHLLDIAGKKILIDCGLYQGGRDLEEENLKPFGFDPASIDYLLLTHAHLDHCGRIPLLVKQGFTGEIITTSATCELARVVLLDSASLQESEARYKSKKASRHGNKNKVEPLYDKLDALNCFDFFGRKAGYNQKFSISEEIQVTFIDAGHILGSAAIVVDIEHQGKQRKILFSGDLGYSGRAIIKDPTPPPHVDIVVMETTYGDRLHKTLEPTLEEFYTTINETIAKGGNVIIPSFALERAQELLYYLREGIENGKLPSYLPVFLDSPMAISATQIFQRHPECFDKETCEVFSSGQDPFMFSGLHFTEETADSMAINNIVGGAVIIAGSGMCTGGRITHHLKHGLWNRKNTIVFVGFAAYGTLARRIVDGAKTVKIFGEEIPVNASVFTIGGFSAHADQGELMAWHQQTGDPKTTFLVHGDKEVMPIFAKKLQNTHVEIPELHQQYNLEEWF; this is translated from the coding sequence ATGAAGCTAGAATTTCACGGCGCAGATCAGGATGTAACAGGGTCTTGTCATCTACTTGACATAGCAGGCAAGAAAATTTTAATTGATTGCGGACTCTATCAAGGGGGGCGAGATCTGGAAGAGGAAAATTTAAAGCCTTTTGGTTTTGATCCTGCCAGTATTGATTATCTATTGCTAACCCACGCCCATCTTGATCATTGCGGTCGCATTCCATTGCTTGTTAAACAAGGGTTTACCGGGGAAATTATTACTACTTCCGCTACTTGTGAATTAGCCCGCGTGGTTTTGCTGGATTCGGCGAGTTTACAGGAAAGTGAAGCCCGTTATAAATCTAAAAAAGCCTCCAGGCATGGCAATAAAAATAAGGTTGAGCCGCTTTATGACAAGCTTGATGCTCTAAACTGTTTTGATTTTTTCGGACGTAAGGCAGGCTACAATCAAAAATTTTCCATTAGTGAAGAAATTCAGGTAACCTTTATTGATGCTGGACATATCTTAGGTTCCGCCGCCATAGTGGTAGACATTGAGCACCAGGGCAAACAGCGAAAAATACTGTTTTCCGGTGATTTAGGTTATAGCGGACGCGCTATTATCAAAGATCCAACGCCACCTCCGCATGTTGATATTGTGGTGATGGAAACTACCTACGGCGATCGCTTACATAAAACGCTGGAACCGACCTTAGAGGAATTTTACACAACGATCAATGAAACCATCGCTAAGGGCGGGAATGTTATTATTCCAAGTTTTGCGCTGGAACGTGCGCAGGAGTTACTTTATTATTTGCGTGAAGGGATAGAAAACGGGAAGTTACCAAGCTATCTTCCTGTTTTTCTTGATTCACCTATGGCGATTTCTGCTACCCAGATTTTTCAGCGCCATCCCGAATGTTTTGATAAAGAGACTTGTGAAGTTTTTAGCTCAGGTCAAGACCCCTTTATGTTTTCTGGTTTACATTTTACTGAAGAAACCGCTGATTCAATGGCGATAAATAATATCGTTGGCGGTGCTGTAATTATTGCCGGTTCGGGCATGTGTACGGGTGGACGCATCACACATCATCTTAAACACGGTCTCTGGAATCGAAAAAATACCATTGTTTTTGTTGGTTTTGCCGCTTATGGGACCCTGGCACGGCGGATTGTGGATGGCGCGAAAACTGTCAAAATTTTTGGTGAAGAAATCCCGGTAAACGCAAGCGTTTTTACTATCGGTGGCTTCTCAGCCCACGCTGATCAGGGTGAATTAATGGCCTGGCATCAACAAACAGGCGATCCGAAAACGACTTTTCTGGTACATGGAGATAAAGAAGTTATGCCAATATTTGCCAAAAAACTTCAAAATACGCATGTCGAAATTCCTGAGTTACATCAGCAGTATAATCTCGAAGAGTGGTTTTGA
- a CDS encoding response regulator transcription factor produces MRILLIEDDHQAAAYLVKGLTESGYVIDHAADGEQGLNLALCETYDVLVVDRMLPKRDGLSLIRMLRADGNQTPILILSALGEVDDRVEGLRSGGDDYLIKPYAFSELLARLDALVRRRMETKTDTYLKVADLELNLLNHKVSRAGQLIRLQPMELRLLEFLMRHAAQVVTRTMLLEQVWDLHFDPQTNVVDTQISRLRSKIDKDFDKPLLHTLRGIGYKLDELA; encoded by the coding sequence ATGCGAATTTTATTAATTGAAGATGATCATCAGGCTGCGGCCTATTTAGTGAAAGGCTTAACTGAAAGTGGTTATGTCATTGACCATGCAGCCGATGGAGAGCAGGGGTTGAATCTGGCATTATGCGAAACTTACGATGTCTTGGTGGTCGATCGTATGTTACCTAAAAGAGATGGTTTATCATTGATACGCATGTTACGTGCTGATGGTAATCAGACCCCTATTTTGATTTTAAGCGCATTAGGTGAAGTGGATGACCGGGTTGAAGGCTTGCGTTCGGGTGGCGATGACTATCTAATCAAGCCTTATGCTTTTTCTGAATTACTGGCAAGACTGGATGCATTAGTACGACGACGTATGGAAACTAAAACTGATACCTATCTCAAGGTTGCTGATCTTGAGTTAAATTTGCTCAATCATAAAGTAAGCCGGGCAGGGCAGTTGATTCGCCTGCAACCGATGGAATTGCGTTTACTTGAATTCCTGATGCGTCATGCAGCTCAGGTTGTTACGCGTACGATGTTATTGGAACAAGTCTGGGATTTACATTTTGATCCCCAGACGAATGTCGTCGATACACAAATAAGCCGCCTGCGTAGCAAAATTGATAAAGATTTCGATAAACCTTTATTGCACACCCTGCGCGGTATTGGCTATAAACTCGATGAACTTGCATAG
- a CDS encoding ATP-binding cassette domain-containing protein, producing MTASDTGEDVWAVEIQQLSKQFTNGKRTIHALQDVSLTISKGEVVGLIGPDGAGKTTLLRLVAGLLVPSNGTIHVFGLDSVQQGDDIHHLCGYMPQRFGLYEDLSVAENLNLYADLHGVSLAVRQQRFQDLMRMTGLAAFTQRLAGRLSGGMKQKLGLACTLLSQPGLLLLDEPSVGVDPVSRRELWSIIEQQVKSQGMTVLLSTAYMDEAERCQQVVILDEGVLVDANSPDLLKSKMQGHCYRVSHPELSSRLLQSQLIRQPNIIDAVIQGEKVRIIHRHQGLPVFTGALETVGIAATPPRLEDVFISLLRERHPAAKVGNIEPSLKDTTSIIDSTIIHVEGVDRWFDDFQAVKKLNFSVKRGEIFGLLGANGAGKTTTFRMLCGLLPASNGELRVAGVDIRLAPAKARSRIGYMSQKFSLYANLSVLQNLTFFSSAYGLSHKQRDQRIQWALQQFELSVDQHSECTDLPLGYKQRLAMACALMHEPDILFLDEPTSGVDPLARREFWNRTNQLAASGVTVLVTTHFMEEAEYCDRLLIMCEGSILITGTPAEIKQQVSTAALPDPTMEDAFIQLVEARQV from the coding sequence ATGACGGCTTCTGATACAGGAGAAGACGTTTGGGCAGTTGAAATACAACAGCTGAGCAAACAGTTTACTAATGGTAAACGTACCATTCATGCTTTACAGGATGTTTCGCTTACGATTAGCAAAGGCGAAGTAGTTGGTCTGATAGGACCTGATGGCGCCGGGAAAACGACCTTGCTACGTCTGGTAGCGGGTTTGTTAGTCCCCAGCAATGGCACAATACATGTTTTTGGTCTTGATAGCGTACAGCAGGGCGATGATATTCATCACTTGTGTGGCTATATGCCGCAGCGCTTTGGCTTGTATGAAGACCTGAGTGTTGCAGAAAATCTGAATCTTTATGCTGATTTACATGGTGTGAGTCTTGCAGTTCGACAACAACGCTTTCAGGATTTAATGCGCATGACCGGACTGGCGGCATTTACTCAACGCTTGGCAGGGCGCTTATCAGGAGGGATGAAGCAAAAACTGGGACTCGCCTGTACTTTGCTTAGCCAGCCCGGCCTGTTATTACTCGATGAGCCGAGTGTCGGAGTTGATCCTGTTTCCAGAAGAGAGCTCTGGAGCATAATTGAGCAACAGGTTAAAAGTCAGGGTATGACGGTATTATTAAGTACTGCGTATATGGATGAAGCTGAGCGTTGTCAGCAAGTAGTGATACTGGATGAAGGCGTGTTAGTGGATGCTAACAGTCCGGATTTATTAAAATCTAAAATGCAGGGACATTGTTATCGGGTTAGCCATCCAGAACTGTCTAGCCGCCTGCTGCAAAGTCAGCTGATCAGACAACCGAATATCATTGATGCGGTCATACAGGGTGAAAAAGTGCGTATTATTCACCGTCATCAAGGTTTGCCTGTTTTCACCGGGGCACTGGAAACAGTCGGTATTGCAGCAACACCCCCGCGCCTGGAAGATGTTTTTATTAGTCTGTTAAGAGAGCGCCATCCTGCTGCAAAGGTGGGAAATATTGAACCTTCTCTTAAAGACACTACTTCCATAATTGATAGCACGATTATTCATGTCGAGGGCGTTGATCGTTGGTTTGACGATTTTCAAGCGGTTAAAAAGCTAAATTTTTCGGTTAAACGCGGGGAAATATTTGGTTTATTAGGCGCAAATGGCGCGGGTAAAACGACCACCTTTCGTATGCTATGTGGTTTACTTCCTGCAAGCAATGGAGAGTTACGGGTAGCGGGAGTTGATATACGCCTGGCTCCTGCCAAAGCCCGGTCTCGAATTGGCTATATGTCGCAAAAATTCTCGCTGTATGCCAATTTAAGTGTGCTGCAAAACCTGACATTTTTCAGTAGTGCTTACGGTTTGTCCCATAAACAGCGTGATCAACGAATACAATGGGCTTTACAGCAATTTGAGCTGAGTGTAGATCAGCACAGTGAGTGTACAGATTTGCCTCTGGGCTATAAGCAGCGTCTGGCAATGGCCTGCGCCTTGATGCACGAGCCGGATATTCTGTTTCTTGATGAACCTACCTCAGGCGTAGACCCTTTAGCTAGACGGGAATTCTGGAATCGTACCAACCAACTTGCAGCGAGTGGTGTGACGGTACTTGTTACCACGCATTTTATGGAAGAAGCTGAATATTGTGATCGTCTGTTAATTATGTGTGAAGGCAGTATTTTAATCACGGGAACACCTGCTGAAATCAAACAGCAAGTCAGTACTGCAGCGTTACCAGATCCGACGATGGAAGATGCCTTTATCCAGTTGGTTGAGGCAAGACAGGTATGA
- a CDS encoding efflux RND transporter periplasmic adaptor subunit — MKKSLKIILLLLVLGGITWAIWDFNSLSKTEETSLTLFGNIDIRQIQLAFHDAEHIAMMAAKEGDRVKHGQLLATQDLERFQYAIDYAEAKTAAQQQVVSRLVTGSRPEDIRKATADVKSASAEVAFVKIELQRLQKLVKKQLTSIESVDRANKEYITAQEKLHALKQQQELMVIGPRLEDIDEAKALLKANESSLKLAKKIWQDGHLYAPADGIIQDRILEPGDMADSRIPVYTLALIDPVWARVYVPENQLGKLKYGMSARITTDSYPDKSYQGWIGFISPTAEFTPKSVETPELRTHLVYQVRVFACNPQNELRLGMPVTVNIDLQAEPDQQAKSTCNTRP; from the coding sequence ATGAAAAAGTCACTTAAAATTATTTTGCTGCTTCTTGTACTAGGAGGTATTACATGGGCTATCTGGGATTTTAATAGCCTCTCAAAAACTGAAGAAACGAGCTTGACGCTGTTTGGCAATATTGATATTCGCCAGATACAGTTGGCTTTTCATGATGCTGAACACATTGCGATGATGGCGGCGAAAGAGGGTGACCGGGTTAAACACGGCCAGTTATTGGCGACTCAGGATTTAGAGCGTTTTCAGTATGCTATCGACTATGCTGAGGCAAAAACTGCGGCGCAACAGCAGGTTGTTAGTCGCTTAGTTACTGGGTCACGCCCTGAAGATATTCGTAAGGCAACGGCCGATGTTAAATCAGCATCCGCCGAGGTGGCATTTGTTAAAATAGAGCTTCAGCGCTTGCAAAAACTGGTGAAAAAGCAATTGACGTCTATTGAGTCTGTTGACCGCGCGAATAAGGAATATATTACTGCACAGGAAAAACTTCATGCACTTAAACAACAACAGGAACTTATGGTCATCGGCCCTCGGCTAGAAGATATTGATGAAGCAAAAGCCTTATTGAAAGCGAATGAAAGCAGTCTTAAACTGGCTAAAAAAATCTGGCAGGATGGCCATCTTTATGCCCCTGCCGATGGTATTATTCAGGATCGCATTCTGGAGCCGGGCGATATGGCCGATAGTCGTATACCCGTTTATACGCTGGCATTAATCGATCCGGTCTGGGCGAGAGTTTATGTGCCTGAAAATCAGTTGGGAAAATTAAAATACGGTATGTCTGCGCGCATCACCACGGATAGCTATCCAGATAAATCGTATCAGGGCTGGATAGGTTTTATTTCGCCAACGGCTGAATTTACCCCTAAATCAGTTGAAACGCCTGAACTGCGTACTCATCTAGTTTATCAAGTGCGAGTGTTTGCCTGTAATCCACAAAATGAATTACGCCTGGGTATGCCTGTTACGGTGAATATTGATTTGCAGGCAGAGCCTGATCAGCAAGCAAAGTCTACTTGTAACACACGGCCATGA